The following DNA comes from Nitrospirota bacterium.
GGCATGATATGGCTGAAGATGATGCGCATGTCGCCTGCGCCGATAGCCCTTGCAGCAAGCACGAACTCCCTCTCTTTCAGGGACAAAAATTCTGCGCGCACAAGCCTTGCCACGCCCATCCATGATGTGAGCCCTATCACGATCATTATGTTCCATATGCCCGGTTCGATAAATGCGATGACAGCGAGTATCAGAAAGAATGTTGGTATGGAGAGCATGATATCAACGAACCGCATGATCAGCATGTCTGCCCACTTGCCGTAGTAGCCTGCGAGCGCGCCGAAAATTATTCCTATCAAAGTGGATATGCCGACAGCGACAAAGCCTACCTCAAGAGATATCCTGCTTCCGTAGACCATCCTTGAGAAGACATCTCTTCCCAGGTCATCAGTTCCGAGGAGATGCTCTCTGCCGGGTGCTTCGAGAATATGCCTGCTGTCAATGTCATTCGGGTCATAAGGCGCTATCACCGGCGCGAATATGGCGATGATAAAGAATATCGCAACAAGTGCCAGCCCGAATACGGCAAGCTTATGCCTGCTGAAGACGCGCCAGAATGAAGTTAATGAATTCATTATTCTCATACTTCCTATCTCGTCCTTATCCTCGGGTCTGCAAACATATAGCCGAGATCAGCCAGAAGATTTCCTATCAATGTCAGGAACGCGCCTATCGTAAGGATGCCCATGATGAGCGGATAATCCCTTGTCATTACACCCATAAAGAACATCTGCCCCATCCCCGGGATGCCGAAGATATTCTCAAAGATAACGCTTCCGCCGATGAGCCCCGGCACTGAAAGGCCGAGAAGTGTGATTATCGGAAGCACTGCGTTCTTCATCGCGTGTTTGTATATGACCTTGCTCTCAGGCAGGCCCTTTGCCCTTGCCGTTGTGATGTAGTCCTGCCTAATGACCTCAAGCATGTTGCTTCTCATATACCTTGACAGCCCAGCAAGTCCGCCGAACGAAGAGACAAATAGCGGCAGTATGAGATGTTGCGCCCTGTCCCATATCTTGCCAGGCAGCGTAAGAGAATCGTAATCCATTGACTTCACACCTGATATCGGAAGCCAGTCCAACTGTATGCCGAATAGCATCATCATCAGAAGCGCGAGCCAGAATGAAGGAATGGCAAAACCTAAAAAGACAAATGTGGTCGTGAACTTGTCGTAGAGCGAGTATTGATGCGTTGCCGAAGATACGCCTATGGGTATCGCAAAGAGGAAGATGATGAACATTGAGATCACATTTATCATGAATGTGATAAAGAGCCGCCGTTCTATAAGCGGCTGTTTCGTATCCCATATCTTATCCATCACAGGCCTTCTGTCAGTTGAGAAGGATTCGCCGAAATCAAGCTTCACGATCCTCTTGAGCCACATCCCGTACTGGACAGTTATCGGCTTGTCGAGTCCGTAATATTTTTCAAGCTTCACCCTTGCCTCAGGCGTTATCTTCGGGTTCATATCAGTGAGCATATCAGTAGGCTTGCCCGGTGCAAGGTGGATGATGAGGAACGAGAGGATCGTTATCCCGAAGAGGGTGGGTATCATCTCAAAGAGCCTTTTAATGATATAAATAAACATAGTTGTTCCGGAGAATATGATTGATATTTTACAGTGATTAGCTTAAATTAACGACATACAATTATCAACTAAGGAAGTCGGACTTCCATAGTTTGCTTTTGAACCTATATGAACAGGATACTCTCTATAATATTTATAATATTCTTCTTCGCGACTTCAGTTGTATTTTTCTTTATAGCCCTTGCGGGCTGGCTTCTTACAGTAATATTTGACAAGCGCCTTGCCACCCTGCATCAATTCATGTCCTTCTGGGGGGTATTTTATATCTGGGCGATACCCGGCTTTTCTCTCTCGATAGATGGCAGGGAGAAGGCGAGAAAGGGCGCGACATATATTATCGTATCCAACCATCAGTCGCAGCTTGATATAATGGCGGCATTCGGGCTCTTCATCCACTTTAAATGGGTCTCAAAGGCAGAGGTCTTTCGGATACCTTTCATAGGATGGGCAATGTCGCTGAACCGGTATATCAAGTTGGTGCGCTATAACAGAAAGGGTATGCTCAGGATGTTCAGGGACGCTGAGAGGACGCTTTCAAACGGAAGCTCTGTCTTCCTCTTTCCCGAGGGCACGCGTTCGGAAACCGGCATCGTCGGGACTTTCAAGTCCGGCGCGTTCGTTCTGGCAAAGAAGATGAAGCTGCCGATCCTTCCGATAGCGATAAATGGAACCGGCAGGGCATTGCCAAAGGGAAGCCTGAACTTTCACGGCAGGCATAAGATAACGGTCAGGGTGCTTGATGAGATAGCTTATGATGATTTCGCAGACATCGCGCCTGAAGAAATTGCTGCAAAGGTCAGGGACTTAATAGCCTCGAATGTTGATGAGCATAAAGAGCATGCGTAGCGTTTTGCACTGAGGTATGGGTGTGGAAGGCAGTGGCTGGATATTAAAAATATTACGGTTAGTTCCCGATTTCACTTATGTAAATCTTTTCAATTTCAGCAAGGACATCAGATAAATCTATTTGTCGGGCATCAATGATTTTACCGCCCTGAATGTGCTTATGATAAGGGAAAGTTGAGACACCTTTTGCAGATGGGTCTGGAGCATTGTCATACCTGAAGAAGAACTCTGAACTTGAACGATAGTTGTATGCATATTTATATTTTTCGATTCCTGTCCCAGTATTTTCTATGAACTCTTTAAAATCAAGAATGGAACCGTTTCTGAACTCTATTTTGCAGGAAATAAATGCTATGTCAGTTGTTTTGATGTCGATGTTCAGGTTGAATGAAGATACTATAACAAAGGAGTTGATGATGGATTCAATGTTGCGGATATAGTCATTTATACTCAAAAATTATCTCCTCAAGAGATGTTAGTCTCTCCCTTAATCTTTCAAGGGTTTCAATTTCACCTTCCCATTCTATGAGTTCCATATCATCTATTTTGCCGTAGAGGGACTCCCTGTCCAGTTTCCCGTATTTCTCCTCGAAGCTATTTAATTTTTGCTCAATATTATGTGCTGTTTTCCGAAGAATGTCAGCCTCGGTATGTATTGCACTTGTTATTTTATTCCGTGTCCAGTTGCTATCGGTTTCAATGGTAAGTTTTGTCATTATTTATCCTCCCCTGCATGTTGATGCTTAACTTATTTAAAGGGTATCACAAAGGAATATGGTATTTCAATTGAGCAGAGTGTGAATTCACATGAGATCATAATTCAAGGCTGAATACTGCTGTGCCTCTGGAGTTTCTGCGGGACGAACCATTTATTGAAGTTATAGCTTATGCCGATGGGTGTAGGTTTAATGCCCTTGAACCTTGAATGCACGATAGGCGTTGCCTCAGGCACATACAAAAACAGATAAGGCACTTCATCTGCGAGTATATCCTGTATCCTGAAGTACGATTTCTTCCTCTCCTCTATATCAAATGTCCTTCTTCCCTTCTCAAGAAGCGCGTCAACTTCAGGGTTGCTGTATGAGACGAAATTAAACTCTTTCTCGCCTGTCTTGCTTGAGTGCCAGATGTCGTACTGGTCAGGGTCGATGCCTATGCTCCATCCGAGTATGACCGCCTGAAAGCGCCTCTTGTCAATGAACTCATTAATGAATGTGCTCCACTCAACAGCCCTTATCTCTACCTTTATACCGATCTTTTTGAGCTTCTGCTGAATGATGGTAGCGGCATTCATCCTCTGCTGGTTGCCCATGTTGCTCAGTATCGTAAATTCAAAAGGCTTCCCGTCTTTATCCAGTATTCCGTCGCTGTTGGAATCGCTCCATCCTGCCTCTTTCAACAGGCTTAACGCTTTATCTTTATTGTATTCATACTTCACCGCATCAGGATTGTACGGCCATGTCTCAGGCACATAAGGCCCTGTGGCAGGCTTTCCAAGTCCGAGCAGCACCACATCAACAAGCTCTTTTTTATCTACCGCATATGCTATCGCCTTTCTTACGCGCACGTCGCTGAACAAGGGGAACTTCAGATTGAAGCCCATGTAGGTGTAGGAAAAGACGGGATAGCGGAACTTCTGAAAGTTCTTTTTGAAGAGGGCGGTCTCTGTCTGTTTTGTGTACTGTATCGGCGTGAGCCCCATCATGTCCACGCCCTGTGACTGAAGCTCAAGGAACATTGTGGCCGGGTCAGGGATTATCTTGTAAATGTATTGGTTAATATAGGGCCTTCCCTCGAAATAATCCTCGTTGGATGTCAGCCTCACATCCTGGCCGGTTGTCCATCTGCTGAACTTATACTGCCCCATGCCTATCGGATTTCTTGCAAAATCAACCTTTGTTATATCCTTGCCCTCAAGAAGGTGCTTGGGCAGGACGATCAGGTTTCCCCATGATGTGAGTGCCGGAGCAAACGGCTTTTCATATGTGGCCCTGAAGATATATTTATCCAGCACCTCGGCCTTTTTGACCTGGAGAAAATCCTCTTTGTAAGGTGTCGGTGTCTTTTCATCTATGATCGTCTTGTACCCGAACATCACATCATCTGCCGTGAACTCAACGCCGTCTGTCCATCTGACATTTTTTCTGAGATGGAATGTTATGACCAGCCCGTCAGGAGATATCTCCCATGACTCTGCAAGGTCGCCTATGACGCTCAGGTCCGTGTCGTATTTGACAAGCCCGTTAAAGATCATGCCTGCGACGCTGTGCGAGGCACTGTCTCCTGCTAACATCGGTATCAGGATGCTCGGTTCGCCTATAGAACCTTCGACGAAGGTATCACCGTAAGCCGGTTCGTATGTCTCGTTTTCGCTCACAGCAGGCGAGCGGCTCTCTGTTTCAGTAGTTTTGTTTTTGCAGCCTGAGAGGATGATCAACGATAAGACAAGACAGAAGATGGATAGAGAAAACTTTTTCCTGAGAATGCAATCACTCATGGAGTTAAACGCCGGTTCAATTAAAAGCCCTTGAAGAGCGCCATCTGCTCGGCCTTCTCCTCGGATGTCATGACAGGATAGTTATTGTCAAAACATGCGGTGCAGTAATTTTCAGGCATAGGAACAACTTTTAACAATCCTTCAATGCTCAGATATTTAAGGCTGTTCGATGTAATATACTTTTCAATCTCTTTGAGGGTGTGGGTCGCCGCGATAAGCTCGCTCCGGTTCGGGGTGTCAATGCCGTAGAAGCACGGGCCTATCGTAGGCGGGGAGCTTATCCTCATATGGACCTCTTTTGCGCCGCCGCGTTCCCTGAGCATCTTGACGATCTTCTTGCTTGTCGTTCCCCTGACTATGGAATCATCAACCACCACTATCTTTTTGCCTTCAAGCAGATCCCTCACAGGGTTCAGCTTCAGCTTCACCCCGAAATGCCTTATGGCGCCTTTCGGCTCGATGAATGTCCTTCCCACGTAATGATTCCTTACCAGTCCGAAGTCAAACGGTATGCCGCTCTCTTCCGAATAGCCGAGGGCGGCAGGCACTCCTGAATCAGGCACAGGTATGACGAGGTCTGCGTCAATCGGATGCTCTCTTGCAAGCTGGCGGCCGAACTCCTTTCTTATCCTGTTGACGTTCTGGTTTCCGAAGATGTAGCTGTCAGGCCTTGAGAAATATACAAATTCAAAGATGCAGAATGATTTCTTGGGGCAGTGAAGCGGCTTGAAAGACTGCATGCCCTTGTCATTTATAACTATCATTTCTCCGGGCTCTACATCGCGCACGTACTCAGCATCTATGAGGTTAAAGGCGCATGTCTCTGACGCAATGACATGGGCGCCGTCAAATTTGCCGATGCTCAGCGGCCTGAAGCCGTGAGGGTCTCTTACAGCGATAAGCTCTTTTGCTGACATTATCAGGATGCTGTATGCTCCGCGCAATTTGCTGAGAGCGTCAACTACACGCTCATAGTATGAGCCTGCTTTGGAGTTTGCGATAAGGTGCAGTATGACCTCGCTGTCTGAGTTTGACTGGAATATCGCTCCGTTCGCCTCAAGCTCATCTTTGAGTTCATTGGCGTTCACAAGATTTCCGTTATGCGCTATGGCAAGAGGGCCGAGGTAGAAGTTCACCATTATCGGCTGGACGTTCTTCAGCACACTTGAACCGGCGGTTGAATATCGGTTGTGGCCTATAGCCATATTTCCGGGCAGCCGCGTCAGCCGCTTCTCTGAGAATATATCAGCAACAAGGCCCATGGATTTTTCAATGTAGAGCTGCCTGGAATCTGAAGAGCAGATACCCGCGCCCTCCTGTCCCCTGTGCTGGAGCGCGTGGAGTCCGAGATAGGTGAGATTCGCTGCGTCGGTATGATTATAGATGCCCACGACCCCGCATTCGTCATGAAACTTGTCCAAAGGCAGAGAAGTGCTATCCTCAAACTGTGACGTACACTTAATTTTCTTAATTTTGTGATCCAATTTATTCCTGCAGAAACGAGTTGGTTTTGAAAAGTTAGTATAACATTTCCTTGAACCTATTCCCTAAGCCCTGTTAACTGTTCCTTTCGCACCACTCTCTTGCATTCTGGAATATCCTGAGCCACGGAGACGCCTGAAGCTTCTGCTTCCACTCCTCCGGCATCCACGGCCATTGCCATTTAAGAAATCCCCTTTCAGGGTGCGGCATCATTGCGAGGTGCCTGCCGTCAGGAGAGCAGAGGCCTGCTATGCCGTTAGTTGAACCGTTCGGGTTGAACGGGTAGGCTGCTGTTATCTCATTTGAGTCATCAACATAGCGCACCGGCGCAAGGCTCTCATCTTCGACCTTTTTAAGCATCTTCTCATCAGGGAAGTATGCCTTTCCTTCGCCATGCGCGACCCAGACGCCGAGGACAGAGCCTTCCATTCCCTTAAGCATAATAGAGTTGCCGGGAATTATCTTTACCGTAGAGAAGCGCGACTCAAAACGGCCTGAAGTGTTGTGTATGAACCTGGGCTGAATATTGTTCTCAATCCCCTGCCAGGGCACCCAGCCTAAAAGCGCCATGAGCTGGCAGCCGTTGCATATGCCGAGGCTGAATGTATCTTTTCTGTTGTAAAAATCCTGAAACTCCTTCCATACACGCTCATTGAACCTGATAACGCCTGCCCATCCCTTTGCCGAGTCAAGCACATCCGCGTAGCTGAAGCCGCCGACAAATGCGATGCCGCGAAAGTCTGAGAGCTTCACCTTTTCATTCAGAAGGTCGGTCATTGAAATATCCCACGGTTCAAAACCAGCCTGATAAAAGGCTGACGTCATCTCCCTGTCGCTGTTGCTTCCTTCTTCGCGAATGATGGCGACCTTGTATTTCTTCTCACTCTCCAGAATCCTGGAAGGCGTCTCTTCAGGTGTGAATGAAAGCTTATAATCCGGCCCGCTCCTGTCAAAATTTATCCTCTTCTCTTCATCAACACAGAGAGGATTTGTCTGTATACGGTCAAGCTGATAACTTGTCTCTTCCCATATCGCCCTTAACTTTCTCATGTCTTCATTAAGGACATATCCACCTGCTGATTTAATGGAAATATTTTTATCTTTAGTTGTCTTGCCGATAATGGAGAAAGGTATCTCTTCATTATCAAGCAGGGATATTATCATTTTCTCATCGTTCGGCAGATACTCAAATACTAATCCAAGTTCTTCTGAGAAGAGGGCCTTCAACGCATTATTCTCATTAACTCCTAACTCTATCTCGATCCCGCAGTTGCCGGAGAATGCCATCTCAAGAAGTGTTGTTATCAAGCCGCCGTCGCTTCTGTCATGGCCGGAAAGGATTAAACCTCTTGATATGAAATCCTGAACAGCGTTAAATGCCTTTCTCAGCAAAACAGGATTCACGTCAGGAGCATCGCTGCCAAGTTGTCCATAGACATGCGCCAATGAGCTGCCGCCAAGCCTGTTGTCCCCGTATCCCATATCAATGAGGAGCAGCCTGCTTTCACCGGGCCTCTTGATGTCAGGTGTTATGACCTTGGTTATATCAGGCATAGTAGCGTATGCTGAGATGACAAGCGTTCCGGGCGACTTGACCGTCTCTGTATCGCCTGCTGTATCAGTGACCATAGTTGCCATTGAGAGGCTGTCTTTGCCGCCGTCAACAGCTATGCCGAGCTTTATCATGAAGTCGCTCATCGCAACTGCTGCATCATGCAGTTTTGCGCCTTCACCGGGAAGCTTTGCCGCCCACATCCAGTTGCCCGAACACTTTATATCCTCTATGGATGATATCTTTGCCCAGGCCATATTGGTCAGCGCCTCGCCCAAACACATCCTCGCCATCGCAGCCGGGTTCAGAAGGCCTTTGATTGGCTGTTCTCCTATTGATAAAGCAGCGCCTGTTATTCCGCTATGGCTCTGGCTGATAACAGCAACATCCGATACTGTAAGCTGCAGCGGCCCTGCGCACTGCTGGCGCGCGATGAGCCCTGTAACGCTCCTGTCCACTTTACTCGTAAGAAATCTTTTTGATCCCACCGAGACGAGCCTTAGCACCCTATCCAGCGCATCTTTGACTGTAATATCTTCAGGAAGTTTCAGCGGTTGTGGTTTTGAGAGAATGCGCTTCATCTCAAATGTCTTCTGCGGCATATGGCCGAGAACTTTTTCAAGGTCAAGGTTTACAGGGGTGCTATTGTCATTGTCATCATAAAGTACTATCTTACCGTCGCCTGTTATCCTGCCGATGAAAGCGTAAGGCACCTTCTCACGTGCGCAGAGATCGTCAAAAAGGCCCGCATCCGAAGACCTCAGAAGCAGGGCGTTCTGTTCCTGATACTCCGCGCCCCATATCTCAAGCACAGAGAGCGTCTCGTCACCGACCTGTATCTTTCTCACATCTATCTTTGCGCCTGCCGGGTAGATTATCTCTTTCACGACATTGCAGTTTCCGCCTGCGCCCTGGTCGTGAATGCTGACTATCGGGTTTCGGTCGCCCATCTCCACGCATGCGCGCAGGACACGGTTCATCTTCTGCTCCATCTCTGCATCGCCGCGCTGAACTGCGTTAAAATCAAGCTCTTCAGCGTTTTCACCCTGTATCATGCTTGACGCAGCTCCGCCGCCGATGCCGATGCGATAAGCAGGGCCGCCGATCTTTACCACGCACATGCTCTTTTCAGGCTCGCCCTTTTTAACATGGCTTGAGCTCATCTGGCCAATGCCTGCTGTGAACATTATCGGCTTCAGCCACTCTGAACGTTCACCGTTTGGCAGCCTCATGCCGAATGAACGGGTAAAGCCCTGAATAAGAGGCTCGCCGAATTTATTGCCGTAATCAGATGCCCCGTTGCTCGCCTGTATCTCTATATCAAGGGGCGACGCAAGGTTCTTCGGATATGTGAAGCCTTTATCTTCCCAAGGCAGTTCATAGCCCGGAATATGCAGGTTTCCTACACAATACGCCGCTGTGCCTGCGCCGACAAGGCCGCCCCTGCCTGTTCCCTGTATGTCCCTGAGCCTTCCGCCCGTGCCTGTCTCAGCGCCGGGAAAAGGAGCGATGCCGCTTGGGAAGTTATGCGTCTCAGCCGTAAAGATAATGTCGTAATTGAGACTCTCTTTTCTGAAGCGTGAGGGACTCCCCGGTTTTTCAGGGGTTATCGTCGTGATCTCATAGCCTTTGATAGAGCTTGAGTTGTCATTGAATGCGATAACGCTGTTTCCGGGTTTCCACTTCAGCGGCCTCATCACCAGTTCGATGAGCGTGTGAGGTATCTCTTCCCCGTCGATCTTCAGCAGCCCTTTAAAGAACCAGTGCCTTGAATGCTCGCTGTTGGACTGGCTCAGGTCAAAGCACTCGACATTGGTCGGGTTTCTTCCTATATCATTCACAAAGAGGTTGTAATAATAATCAATGTCCCAGTCATCCAGCCCGAGCCCCATCTTTCGGTTGATCTTCTCAAGCGCTGATTTGCCCTCTTCAATGAATGGTATCTCAAATACCGGTTCAGGTTTGATCCCTGTCTCAAATGTCTTGAGCTGTTCGGGATAAGGGCACTCGGTCATTCTGTCGTAGAATAATGAAGAGTGGAGGGTTGTGAGTGAAGAGAGTAAACCCCTCCCATCCTCCCCTTGGCAAGGGGAGGAGCAAGGTGGGGTTCCCTCCCCTAAAATAAATTCAAATCTCCTTGAGCGTTCAATTCGTTTTATCTTCTTCAGCCCGCACGCGTGGCAGACAGATACCGCGTTTGACGACCATGCGGTTGCGAAGTTCATACGCGGGCCGACCTCCAGGATAACCCCCCTGTGTCCCCCCTTGGTAAGGTGGGAATTTAAGGTTAGAAAACTCTCATTTGAGAAATTCTCAGGTTCAAAGGTCTCAGAAAGCAGCCATGTCAGCAGCTTCATCTCTTCAGCAGAGAGTGGTTCGGATGCGTCTATGTTGAAGCAGAACTCTGTCCTTATATCCGCGATATCTGAAGATATCCTCTTCTTTACAACAGACAAAAGGTCATTTTTCTTGGCCTCGGAAAAGGCAGGGGTTCTATAAAGGTGTATCAAGCTCAATAGGGTCTCGCAATACAATGGATTTAAGGCAGACTATTTTAGCATTTTAGGGGATTGATGTCATTTTGTAGAGACTTTAGAGGTGGAATAGAGCGTAACATATAACAATCCTGGGATAATTAGAAAAAATTATGTATACCATTAGAATTTTTAACTGGACAATTTGATATTGGATGGCTATAATCGAATTAAGATAACTTATAAAATCTGTTAACTAAAATATCTAACATCTGAAAGGAGAGAGAAAATGAAGAGAAAAAAACTTTTAAACCTGACGGCTGCATTAATCGTTGCGTTGCCTGCCATTATTATAATGTCAATATATCACTCCATTGCCATTGCATATGATCCTGCTTTTTCTAGGGGTGACATGATATCCCACACCACGCCGACACCTTATGTAACTTCTAGTAGATTTACCCCCACCACAAGTCATATGACGCCAACAATAATGGTGGTCTCAAAGCAGTGGCTTGCGAATCAATTGGCTGAGAGATTCATAAAGTCAGGCCTTCAGTTCAATAGAGTTGCGAAGGTAAAGGAAGCGGATTATATACCTGATACACTAAAGTTCAAAGAATGCCTGAAGTTCCAGATGGCAACAATGGATAGATTACTCGGCGGATGCGTTATAACTTTTGATTCTGTTGAAGACTTAAATAAGCTGAAAGAGCATTATCTTGCGCTTAATGAAAAAGGCGAGTTTCACACATGGTCTTTCAGTAAAGACAATGTGCTTGTAATTCTTTCAGGTGAATTATCAGAGGAGCAGGCAAGATCATACGAGGCATCTCTATACTCGATATAAAATAAGAGGTAGTCTTTTTATCCAATTTTCCTAATCGGCGTCTTCTGAACCAGCCCCAATGTGATATCTCTCTCTTCGATATCGACCTTCTCCACTCTTACCATGACCTTGTCACCAAGGGTGAAGGTTCGTTTTGAGCGTCTGCCTTTAAGCCTGTATTTAGCCTCATCAAAGATGTAGTAATCATCACCCATGTCCGAGACATGTATGAAACCGGTTACAAAGTAATCCTGAAGCTGGACTGCCATTCCCTTTGGATTTATATTGCTCACCATTCCCTCGTACTCGTTCCCGACCTTGTCCTTCATGAACCATGCCTTCATGGCGCTGACGATCTCCCTCTCCGCTTCCATTGAGGCGCGCTCGGTCTTTGAGGATTGGAGCGCGATCTCTGCGAGATTTTTTTCAAGGAACTCCCTGCTCTTGTCTGAGAGCTTCTTCTTGTTGACGATCTCCCTGAGTACCCTGTGCACAACAAGGTCAGGATAGCGCCTTATTGGTGAGGTGAAGTGAGTGTAGCTATTTGAAGCAAGGCCGAAATGCCCGACGTTATCTTTGGAATACTTTGCCTGTTTCAGAGAGCGGAGCAGGAGCGTATTGAGGAGCGTCTCCTCGGGCAGCCCTTTTGACGCTTCAAGTATGGCGCGGAATGCCTTGACCCCTTTTGTCTTTATCTTCAGGCCGAACGCCCTGAGTATCGGCATCAGCTCATCGAGTTTATCTGTGTCAGGCTCTTCATGTATCCTGTAAAGCGACGGCACTCCCATCCCCTCAAGATATGATGCCACAGCCTCGTTCGCAGCTATCATAAACTCTTCTATCAACATATGGCTCATGTTGCGTTCCGCCCTGATGATGTCCTCAGGCGTTCCCTGTATATCAAGCAGGATGTACGGCTCAGGCAGGTCAAAGTCAAGGCTGCCGCGCTGTATCCTCATCTCTTTCAGTATCAGGTAAAGCTCCTTCATTATCTCAAAGTCCTCAAGCAGATAACCGTATTTTTTCCTCTCATCCGGGTCATTATCCACAAGGATCTTCTTTACAGAGTTATAGGTCATCCTCTCATTGCTGTTTATGATGCTTGGATAGAATTTCCTCTTTATCAGCCTGCCGTTTCTGTCAATATCCATCTCAGCTGTGAAAGCGAAACGGTCTACCTTCGGCATAAGGCTGCACAGGTTATTTGACAGCCTTTCAGGAAGCATGGGTATGACGTTCCCGGGGAAGTAGATGCTCGTGCCTCTCTCCCTTGCCTCAAGGTCGATATCCGTATCCCACGGCACATAGTGGCTGACGTCAGCGATATGCACATAGAGCTTATGGCCTTCAGGGATCTTCTTTATCGATATCGCGTCATCAAAGTCCTTTGCGTCCTCCCCGTCTATCGTTACGGTAAGAAGGCCTCTGCAGTCTACCCTGTTGTCAGGGCTTAATATCTCGCTGAAGCCCTTTGCCTCTCTTAGCACATTATCAGGAAATGCGAGCGGCAGTGAACGCTCCTCAATTATCATATCTATCTCGCGGCGCGGCTCATCCACCTCAGGCAGCACCTTCAGCACCTTTCCTTCAGGCGGCCTTGTGGCTGTCGGGTATGAGGTCAGCTCCACAAGCACGAGGTCTCCGTCTTTAGCCTTGCCCCTGTCCTTCGGCGCAATGAATACATCAAGCGGCAGCCTTCTGCCTTTGGGCTTTACATAGAAGGTGGTCTTTTCGAGATAGAGCCTGCCTATGATATTCTTCTGACCTCTTGCAAGGATCTTTAATACCGAGCCTTCTCTTCTTATGGAGCTTTCTACCCTTACTACGACACTGTCGCCTGACATGGCGCCGAGCGTCTTTCTGGGCGGTATGAATATATCCTTTTCACCTGACTTCTCAGGAATCATAAATCCGAACCCGTTCCTGTGAGCCTCAAAGATACCTGTAAGCATGTTCATCTGTTCGGCTATGCCGTAGCATCCTGTGCGCGTCCTGAATACCTTGCCTGACTGAACAAGGGATTCAAGCGTCTGGCCGAGCTTGCGTACGCCTGATTTATGAGTCCCTAACTGCTTTGCCAGTTCTTTGAGCTTAAGGGGTTTGGAGGTCTTCTTGCTGAGGTAGTTGAGGATCGATTCGCTGTCTTTTGTATTTTTAGTACTCATGTTACTAATGATTATAACAGTATCCGGCTGACAAAACTAATCAATATGAGATTATATATAATCTTTCAGTTAAGGTGTATTGAATAATTCCCCTCTTTGAAAAAGAGGGGTTAGGGGAGATTTTATAGAATGAATTTTAATAATCCCCCCTCGCCCCCCTTTGCCAAAGTGGGGTAATAAACCTCAAGGATTATAATCATTTGTGGTTTGTCCTCTTTAGATGTTCTTTCAGGTATCTGCCGGTATATGATTTTTTCTCTTTTGCAATATCCTCCGGCCTTCCTTCAGCAACTATATAACCGCCTTTCTCCCCGCCCTCAGGCCCAAGGTCGATTATCCAGTCAGCGCATTTAATTATATCAAGATTATGCTCGAC
Coding sequences within:
- a CDS encoding ABC transporter permease, with amino-acid sequence MFIYIIKRLFEMIPTLFGITILSFLIIHLAPGKPTDMLTDMNPKITPEARVKLEKYYGLDKPITVQYGMWLKRIVKLDFGESFSTDRRPVMDKIWDTKQPLIERRLFITFMINVISMFIIFLFAIPIGVSSATHQYSLYDKFTTTFVFLGFAIPSFWLALLMMMLFGIQLDWLPISGVKSMDYDSLTLPGKIWDRAQHLILPLFVSSFGGLAGLSRYMRSNMLEVIRQDYITTARAKGLPESKVIYKHAMKNAVLPIITLLGLSVPGLIGGSVIFENIFGIPGMGQMFFMGVMTRDYPLIMGILTIGAFLTLIGNLLADLGYMFADPRIRTR
- a CDS encoding amidophosphoribosyltransferase, producing the protein MPLDKFHDECGVVGIYNHTDAANLTYLGLHALQHRGQEGAGICSSDSRQLYIEKSMGLVADIFSEKRLTRLPGNMAIGHNRYSTAGSSVLKNVQPIMVNFYLGPLAIAHNGNLVNANELKDELEANGAIFQSNSDSEVILHLIANSKAGSYYERVVDALSKLRGAYSILIMSAKELIAVRDPHGFRPLSIGKFDGAHVIASETCAFNLIDAEYVRDVEPGEMIVINDKGMQSFKPLHCPKKSFCIFEFVYFSRPDSYIFGNQNVNRIRKEFGRQLAREHPIDADLVIPVPDSGVPAALGYSEESGIPFDFGLVRNHYVGRTFIEPKGAIRHFGVKLKLNPVRDLLEGKKIVVVDDSIVRGTTSKKIVKMLRERGGAKEVHMRISSPPTIGPCFYGIDTPNRSELIAATHTLKEIEKYITSNSLKYLSIEGLLKVVPMPENYCTACFDNNYPVMTSEEKAEQMALFKGF
- a CDS encoding ABC transporter permease; this translates as MNSLTSFWRVFSRHKLAVFGLALVAIFFIIAIFAPVIAPYDPNDIDSRHILEAPGREHLLGTDDLGRDVFSRMVYGSRISLEVGFVAVGISTLIGIIFGALAGYYGKWADMLIMRFVDIMLSIPTFFLILAVIAFIEPGIWNIMIVIGLTSWMGVARLVRAEFLSLKEREFVLAARAIGAGDMRIIFSHIMPNSLSPVFVSAVLGVAAAILVESSLSFLGIGVQPPTPSWGNILTLGKDNIEIAWWLSVFPGIAILLTVLSYNLVGEGLRDALDPRLRQGRK
- a CDS encoding peptide-binding protein, which encodes MSDCILRKKFSLSIFCLVLSLIILSGCKNKTTETESRSPAVSENETYEPAYGDTFVEGSIGEPSILIPMLAGDSASHSVAGMIFNGLVKYDTDLSVIGDLAESWEISPDGLVITFHLRKNVRWTDGVEFTADDVMFGYKTIIDEKTPTPYKEDFLQVKKAEVLDKYIFRATYEKPFAPALTSWGNLIVLPKHLLEGKDITKVDFARNPIGMGQYKFSRWTTGQDVRLTSNEDYFEGRPYINQYIYKIIPDPATMFLELQSQGVDMMGLTPIQYTKQTETALFKKNFQKFRYPVFSYTYMGFNLKFPLFSDVRVRKAIAYAVDKKELVDVVLLGLGKPATGPYVPETWPYNPDAVKYEYNKDKALSLLKEAGWSDSNSDGILDKDGKPFEFTILSNMGNQQRMNAATIIQQKLKKIGIKVEIRAVEWSTFINEFIDKRRFQAVILGWSIGIDPDQYDIWHSSKTGEKEFNFVSYSNPEVDALLEKGRRTFDIEERKKSYFRIQDILADEVPYLFLYVPEATPIVHSRFKGIKPTPIGISYNFNKWFVPQKLQRHSSIQP
- a CDS encoding 1-acyl-sn-glycerol-3-phosphate acyltransferase codes for the protein MNRILSIIFIIFFFATSVVFFFIALAGWLLTVIFDKRLATLHQFMSFWGVFYIWAIPGFSLSIDGREKARKGATYIIVSNHQSQLDIMAAFGLFIHFKWVSKAEVFRIPFIGWAMSLNRYIKLVRYNRKGMLRMFRDAERTLSNGSSVFLFPEGTRSETGIVGTFKSGAFVLAKKMKLPILPIAINGTGRALPKGSLNFHGRHKITVRVLDEIAYDDFADIAPEEIAAKVRDLIASNVDEHKEHA